Within the Acidobacteriota bacterium genome, the region GTGCCGTTGGACGGGCCTCTGGTTGCTTGACCAGTGCCTTGAGGACGGCAGCATCAACTTCTGGTGGAATCGTTGGATTAATTGATCGGAGCGAGGGCGGCAATTCATTCAGATGCGCCACAATCAGATGATAGGCACTGTTGTTTTCACTCACAAAGGGCGGACGACCACATAGACACTCGTAAAACATGATTCCAACGCTATAAATATCTGATCGTCCGTCATAGGTGCCGTCCCAGAGTCGTTCAGGTGCCATATAAGTCGGGGTCCCCACGATGCCGCCGGTTACCGTTAATTTCTTTCCGCTGGCTTCCGAATCATCAAGCATCTTGGCTACCCCGAAATCCACAACTTTGACGACTTCGCCTTCCGGTGACCGGTGTAAAAAAATATTGGCTGGTTTGATGTCGCGATGGATGATCCCCAGGCGGTGGGCTTCGGCGAGTCCTTCACACACGGCGCGCATCACCCTCAGGGTCCGGCGGAGGCTCAATCGTTTTCGAATATGGAGTTCCTCGCTGAGCGAACATCCATCCAGCAACTCCATCACCAGATAGGCAATGCCTTCAGCCGAAATTCCAGAGTCAAACACCTGAATGGCATTCGGATGGTTGATGCGTGACGAAGAAACCCCCTCCAGGCGGAACCGTTCAACCGCATCCGCCGAATCGTTTCCCGGTGCCGGGCGAAAGACTTTGACGGCAATCGGACGATGAAGCACCAGATGCGTTCCACGAAACACAGCCCCAAAGCCGCCAGAGCCGATTTTCTCTTCAAGCCGGTACTTCCCTTCCAAAACCGTTCCCGGCAAGGCTTCTGCCAGAGCCGAGAAAATCCGGTCCGCCTGCTGATGAGAAATGATCAAATCCTGATTGGCCCGGTCGAGTGCGGCAACTTTCTGATCCAGTTCGGTATTTTTGCGCTCGGTTTCAAGCTTGGCGAGTCGAACCTGTTCAATATTTTCAGCCAGTTCGGCATTTTTCGTGGCCAGTTCGGCGGTGCGCTCGACCACGACGGCTTCAAGTTGGGCCGCTCGCCGATTGAGTGCCCGTAGTCGCAGCCGAACCCCGCCATACACGCTCCCGGCAATCAGAGCGAATCCAGCCAGATAGGCCCACGGTGTTTGGTACCAGTGCGGGCGAATTCTGAACGTAAAAGCGGCTCCGGTCTCATTCCAGACGCCATCGTTGTTGCAGGCCAGGACTCTGAACCGGTAGGAACGCGGCGGCAAGTTGGTGTAGCCAATCCGTCGTTGATCGCCGGTTTCAATCCACGCCCGGTCATAGCCTTCGAGCATGACCTTGAATCGAACTTTGGCTGGTGCCAGAAAACTGAGCGCAGTGTAGCGAAACTCCAGTTTGTCCGCCCCTGGCGCCAATTCGACTGATGCCGCCAAATCAACCGACTTCCCATCAACCAGAACCTGTTCGACCGCAATCGGCGGCGGAACCGGATTCCGCAGGATGTGATCCGGGTGAATCGTGATCAGACCGGCCACCCCGGCAAACCAGAAGCGCCCATCACGTCCACAAATCGCCGCCGGTTGGGCAATCCCGTTGCACTGGTTATTGCGCATGCCATCGTCACGGGTGAAGGCTTCATGGGTAAATGATGGACGCTTGCCATCGCAAAAATCCTCGATATCCTGTTTGCGTACCCGCGAAATGCCCCGATTGGAACTCATCCAGAGGTATCCGCTCCGGTCTTCCAGCATTGAAAACACGGCGTTATCCGCCAGCCCATTGCGAGTTGTAATCGGGGTCATCCGCCCGTTTTTGAGCCGGGCCAGTCCACCATTCGTGCTGACCCAAACAGTGCCAGCCGAATCAACCGCGAGTGAACGGACGGTGTCATCAGGCATTCCATCTTGAGAGTGCCACACGCGAAACGTCTCATCTTTGAAATAGTGCAACCCCAAAAATGACCCAACCCACAGACCATCGCCGATTTTGTCTTCCACCAGGACCACCACTGAGTTGTGTGCCAAACCATCCGCCGTGGTGTAGGTCCGAAAAGTACCGTTTTCATATCGGGTGAGGCCGCCAGCGCGAGTTCCAAACCACATCGTCCCGTGGCGGTCCTCCAGAATGGCATACACGGGTTGTTGCGTTTGCCCAGGGTGACCCTGAAAGGATGTCACCTGACCATTGGCAATCCGCACCACGCCAGAACCATTGAACCCAACCCAAATGGCCCCGGTGTGGTCTTCAGCGAGTGAGCGAATAAAATTGTTAAGTAAGCCAGTTTCAGCAGTATAGGTCACAACTGACCGATCAGGCTTGAGGCAATTAAGCCCATTGCCGTTGGTGCCGATCCACAAATTTCCCTGACGATCTTCAAGCACCACCCGCACGTTGTTATCCGCCAGCCCATGGCGCTTGTTGTAGACGGTAAACTTCTCATCTTTAAAGCAGTTGAGCCCGCCGCCAGTGGTACCAACCCAGAGATTGCCTTCCTGATCTTCATAAATGGTTCGGACCAGATCATTGGTCAGGCCGTCTTTTTGAGAAAAGTAGGTAAAATGTCCAGCGGTCAAGCGTCCTAAACCACCGCCTTCAAATCCCATCCACAAATTGCCATCTCGATCCCGATACATAACACTGATTTGGAGCGGCAGCAGGCCATCGGCAACGGTGTAGGTGGTAACTTTTCCGTTGACCAAATGATGGAGTTTCCCCAGGTTTGCCCCCCACAGGGTGCCATCGCGGTCCTGAAACAGGCAGGAATGTTGATTGTCAGCCAGGGCATCAAACTCACTGGCCAATGAAATCTTGACAGTTTCCGAAGGTGTGACCCGCACGATGCCGACATCCGGTGTAAAAGCCAGGAGCCCCTGCTCGGTTTCGCCAAACATCACGGAATGTTGGTTGAGAATGTCGAGAGATCCAGGAAATGAGGAAATTTTCCCGTTTCGGATCACGGCGTATCCGCCAAAGGTGTTGACCCAGATGGAGCCATCCTGTGCGGTATATACATCCTGGGTGACTTTATGGGGTAATCCGTCTTCGGTGGTATAACTGGTGAATCGGTGGTTCCGATAGGAAAGCAGTCCTGTGCTTGAAACCGCCCAGAGTGTTCCATCAAGTCCAACACAGATCGGACCGACGCTGTTTGATTTGAGTTCTGGGGTGTTTCGGGTATCAAAAACGGTGAACTGCACTCCGTCAAAGCGAACCAGTCCTTCATAGGTCGAAAACCAGAGGTATCCATCCGGGGTTTGAGCCAGGCGATGGACGGAATTTTGCGGCAATTCCTCCTGCCAGGTAAAAAACCCGTACTCAGTGATCGCTTTGTTTGGGTCAAGCGCAACCACTGGCGATGACAACACCAGACACCCAAGAAACGACCACACCCAGGCCAACCGCCAGGGGGACAGAGCTTTCCAGCTTTTCAAAATGAAGCGACCGAGCATGGGTGTTGTTTACCGAAATTATGAGTTATAAAGAGTCTATCTCATTGATTCACAAATATTTGACTATTTTATACTTCATAATTCATCGAAGTCTGGTTGTCGTTTGTCGTTTCGCCACCGAATGATTTGGATTGGCCTGGTGAAAAGAATGGCTGAAGAAAATTGCACTGAAGGCAGGCTTTCCGACCTGGATAGTACCCCGTTGATTGAAGAAAAAGAACCTGTTCCAACTGAATTTGGCTGAGCAATCAAGCCAGCACAGGGTTGAAATTTCAGGAATGGTCAGCCTGAGATTGCTCTTTCAGAAAGGAGAGCACATATCACGAAGAGGCTTAACTCAGGAAAAACTAGCCGTCGCCAGACTTTTCGTGTAGAGTTCCGGCTGCTCGTTGCCCCAGTGCGTCTCCAAAAAACTCTTTCCACCGCCTTCATCTCGTTGTTCAACCCAGCTCAACCGAGCACGCACAACCGAAACAAGTATCCCCTTGCGAGTGAACTATGTCGGATGAGACCCCGAAGGCCGAGAAGCCTAAACCAACTCCCCCAGCCAAACCCGCCGGAGGTGCCGCCAGGCCGACACCGACGAAGAAAGAAGCCGTCCAGGTTATTTTTGAACTGACCGGCGACCCGTTGATCGAAACCCTTAAAGCCAAATTTCCGGGTGCGATCAAGGAAGCGCAACTGATCCACAATCAACAGGTGATCCGTGTCGCGTTGGAGTCAACCTATCAGGTGCTGTGCTTTCTCAAATCAGAAGCCGACCCCGATTTTAATTTTTTGACCGACCTGACCGCCGTTCACTTCCCGGACCGTGGGTTTGAAGTCATTTATCAGTTGTATGCCATGGATGAAGCTCGTCGGTTACGGGTCAAAACTGATGTCACCGAACAGGACAGCGTTCCATCCGTGGTTGATCTCTGGAGCACCGCCAACTGGCTAGAGCGCGAAGTCTTTGATTTGTTCGGCATCCGGTTTGCCAATCACCCGGACTTGAGACGGATTCTGCTTCCGGAAGGCTGGGAGGGTCACCCATTACGCAAGGATTACCCGCTCGAATATCAGGATAATCAATGGGTTGCCGATCATTTAAACATCCTTGAACTCCCGGTCAATGCAGATTTGACGGGGAAATTTGAATAGAAAGCGAGTGGCGAGTAGCGAGTAGCGAGTAGTCAACCAAAATGAGTTTTAAGAACAGTTGAAGAAGCCCAGTTCAATTTCAATCTGATTTTATAACTCGCTACTCGCTACTCACTACTCGCCAGGTTCGCTACTTCGCTAAACCTATGACGAACCGCCCAGTTTCCAACTTTAACTTTGAAACCACGCTTCATCCAGATGAGATGATTGTGAGTATGGGACCGCAGCACCCAAGTACCCATGGGGTGTTGCGCGTGGTCTTAAAGCTCGATGGTGAAACAGTCACGGACCTGGATTGCGACATTGGCTATTTGCACCGTGGTGCGGAAAAGATCTTTGAACATCGGGTCTATCCGATGATTGCCCCCTATTTTGATCGGCTGGACTATATTGCGGCGGTTTCAAACGGGCTGGTGTATGTGGAAATCGTTGAAAAAGCCATGGCGATTGAAGTTCCTCTTCGGGCTCAGTATTTGCGCGTGATCTTGACCGAACTCAACCGGCTGTCGAGCCATTTGCTCTGGCTTGGCACCCACGCCCTCGACATTGGCGCGTTCACCATCCTGCTCTGGGCGTTTCGTGAGCGCGAAGAAATTCTTAAAATCTTTGAAAATTTCTTTGGGGCACGCCTGACCTGCCACGCCTTTCGCATCGGCGGGATGACCTATGATGCCTATGACGGGTTTGAAGCTCAGGTCACGGCTTTTACCGACATGTTCCCCAAACGGCTTGAAGAGTATGAAACCATGCTCAATGAAAACCGCATCTGGCTTGGGCGAACGGTTGGGGTCGGTATCATTTCCGGGAAGGATGCGATTGATCTTGGGTTAAGTGGGCCGCCGCTTCGCGGGTCAGGCGTGGAATACGATGTCCGCAAATCGCATCCATATGAGTGCTATGCCGATCTGGACTTTGACATCCCAATTGGTGAAAACGGTGATACGTTTGATCGCTATCTGGTCCGAATGGAAGAAATGCGGCAAAGTCGCCGCATCATTCAACAGGCACTGAAGAAGCTGCCAGGCGGTCCGGTGATGGCAAAGGTCCCCAAAGTTCTTCGGCCACCAGCCGGCGAACTCTATCATTCGAATGAAAGCCCGAAAGGCGAACTGGGCCTGTTTTTGGTCGCTGATGGATCAACCCAACCAGTCCGGCTCCGGGTTCGCCCTCCATCATTTGTCAATTTGCAGGCACTCAAGAAAATGGCGGTTGGCTCGCTCATCGCTGACGTGGTGGCGGTGATTGGAACACTTGACATTGTCCTGGGTGAAATTGACCGCTGAGGGGAATGAAGAATGAAGAATGAAGGGTTGGGAAACATAGATTCCGCCCAACCACCACTCTGATTCGTCACTTTGTCACCCTGTCATTCTGTCACCTTGTCATTCTGTCACTTTGTCATTCTGTCACCTTGTCATTCTGTCACCCTGTCATTCTGTCACCTTGTCACCTTGTCACCTTGTCATCTGGAGAGTTTTCGAAATGAATTTGCTGACATTAAGTTTATTTGTTCCGCCAGATGAATTTATTTTCCCGTTGATGCGGCTGGGGTTATCGCGCGGCCTGATTGAGTATGTTGCCTGGCCGCTGGTCCAAATTGCCGTCATGCTCACGATTGTGATGACGGTGGTCGCCTATTTGACGCTGGCCGAGCGGAAAATCAGTGCCTGGATGCAGGTTCGAGTTGGACCAAACCGGGTTGGGCCCTGGGGATTGCTCCAACCCCTGG harbors:
- a CDS encoding protein kinase — protein: MLGRFILKSWKALSPWRLAWVWSFLGCLVLSSPVVALDPNKAITEYGFFTWQEELPQNSVHRLAQTPDGYLWFSTYEGLVRFDGVQFTVFDTRNTPELKSNSVGPICVGLDGTLWAVSSTGLLSYRNHRFTSYTTEDGLPHKVTQDVYTAQDGSIWVNTFGGYAVIRNGKISSFPGSLDILNQHSVMFGETEQGLLAFTPDVGIVRVTPSETVKISLASEFDALADNQHSCLFQDRDGTLWGANLGKLHHLVNGKVTTYTVADGLLPLQISVMYRDRDGNLWMGFEGGGLGRLTAGHFTYFSQKDGLTNDLVRTIYEDQEGNLWVGTTGGGLNCFKDEKFTVYNKRHGLADNNVRVVLEDRQGNLWIGTNGNGLNCLKPDRSVVTYTAETGLLNNFIRSLAEDHTGAIWVGFNGSGVVRIANGQVTSFQGHPGQTQQPVYAILEDRHGTMWFGTRAGGLTRYENGTFRTYTTADGLAHNSVVVLVEDKIGDGLWVGSFLGLHYFKDETFRVWHSQDGMPDDTVRSLAVDSAGTVWVSTNGGLARLKNGRMTPITTRNGLADNAVFSMLEDRSGYLWMSSNRGISRVRKQDIEDFCDGKRPSFTHEAFTRDDGMRNNQCNGIAQPAAICGRDGRFWFAGVAGLITIHPDHILRNPVPPPIAVEQVLVDGKSVDLAASVELAPGADKLEFRYTALSFLAPAKVRFKVMLEGYDRAWIETGDQRRIGYTNLPPRSYRFRVLACNNDGVWNETGAAFTFRIRPHWYQTPWAYLAGFALIAGSVYGGVRLRLRALNRRAAQLEAVVVERTAELATKNAELAENIEQVRLAKLETERKNTELDQKVAALDRANQDLIISHQQADRIFSALAEALPGTVLEGKYRLEEKIGSGGFGAVFRGTHLVLHRPIAVKVFRPAPGNDSADAVERFRLEGVSSSRINHPNAIQVFDSGISAEGIAYLVMELLDGCSLSEELHIRKRLSLRRTLRVMRAVCEGLAEAHRLGIIHRDIKPANIFLHRSPEGEVVKVVDFGVAKMLDDSEASGKKLTVTGGIVGTPTYMAPERLWDGTYDGRSDIYSVGIMFYECLCGRPPFVSENNSAYHLIVAHLNELPPSLRSINPTIPPEVDAAVLKALVKQPEARPTAREFADLLRALTEQFAEYDTDDEVEGPHQRLADQPTVALDSLQQPLDMPLADQVTQIVTIPSRSTAETSLNNQVTGEILNPYSSGND
- a CDS encoding NADH-quinone oxidoreductase subunit C; the protein is MSDETPKAEKPKPTPPAKPAGGAARPTPTKKEAVQVIFELTGDPLIETLKAKFPGAIKEAQLIHNQQVIRVALESTYQVLCFLKSEADPDFNFLTDLTAVHFPDRGFEVIYQLYAMDEARRLRVKTDVTEQDSVPSVVDLWSTANWLEREVFDLFGIRFANHPDLRRILLPEGWEGHPLRKDYPLEYQDNQWVADHLNILELPVNADLTGKFE
- a CDS encoding NADH-quinone oxidoreductase subunit D, encoding MTNRPVSNFNFETTLHPDEMIVSMGPQHPSTHGVLRVVLKLDGETVTDLDCDIGYLHRGAEKIFEHRVYPMIAPYFDRLDYIAAVSNGLVYVEIVEKAMAIEVPLRAQYLRVILTELNRLSSHLLWLGTHALDIGAFTILLWAFREREEILKIFENFFGARLTCHAFRIGGMTYDAYDGFEAQVTAFTDMFPKRLEEYETMLNENRIWLGRTVGVGIISGKDAIDLGLSGPPLRGSGVEYDVRKSHPYECYADLDFDIPIGENGDTFDRYLVRMEEMRQSRRIIQQALKKLPGGPVMAKVPKVLRPPAGELYHSNESPKGELGLFLVADGSTQPVRLRVRPPSFVNLQALKKMAVGSLIADVVAVIGTLDIVLGEIDR